The following coding sequences lie in one Myxococcus xanthus genomic window:
- a CDS encoding Z1 domain-containing protein, which yields MNNAYDSAWSIAQILLRGQVQQGQVLTRDMIAAKVDLALQMDLNIKSQVDRERLVADLESSFTVWMGNAVTLEHNEDHIAWLNSRKSDIDWKFWKRYQRLLQQKRWAAASLEKLDELTYETLGRLEDPNRKGMWSRRGLVVGHVQSGKTANYTGLICKAADAGYKVIIVLAGIHKSLRSQTQIRLDEGFLGYESKDESVEGSISKHIGVGLIDPSIRANTITTRSDDGDFKMSVRRNFHIGPGGIPLLFVVKKNARVLANLNSWVERFAQKTLTVRDVERRVVPDVPLLVIDDEADNASIDTRAQEFNEEGRPDPDHDPTAINKQIRKLLHLFERNAYVGYTATPFANIFIHDVGQTDAHGADLFPRSFITNLPAPSDYVGPVRVFGLDPDPMLNAEEREPLGLIRHISDHAESPNPGERNGWIPPVHKKEHKPRFKGKSELPPSLRTALHSFVLVCAARRARGQINEHNSMLVHVTRFTDVQKEIFGQVKRALKEVQDHLELGTAAGVTGLHSELRRLWDEDFVPTTQSINDLSLPVLSWSKVSLHLKAAVAGIKVKQINGTAGDVLDYEEHRATGLSVIAVGGDKLARGLTLEGLSVSYFLRASRMYDTLMQMGRWFGYRPGYLDLCRLYMTEELDDWFQHVTMAGEELRQEFDRMSAVGGFPADYGLKVRSHSTLLITSPVKMRNGVDLMISFDGDIIETTNFDPRREVLEHNLASTVRFLEKLGRRAPGWIQSRPSGSEEWETSYVWPEVSAEQVAAFLATLHVPQSSTKAVGVLLSEYIKKQLSQSELSQWTVVLFGGGEGVKENIAGLPIGLTKRQAKNKDATNGLYKIRRLVSPRDEAIDLDAVAYARALELTKDNFHPDSGRTKRDKMPEAPSGPFIRQVRSKDRGLLIIYPLDPAADTSKVLQLTSPIPIGWAVSFPASDTALKVPYRVNNVYWEQQYGSVM from the coding sequence ATGAACAATGCCTACGATAGCGCCTGGAGCATTGCGCAGATTCTACTCAGGGGCCAAGTGCAGCAAGGCCAGGTGCTGACCCGGGACATGATTGCAGCGAAGGTCGATCTTGCGCTGCAGATGGATCTGAACATCAAGAGCCAAGTTGATCGCGAGCGCCTCGTCGCGGACCTGGAGTCCTCATTCACGGTGTGGATGGGCAACGCAGTGACCCTCGAGCACAACGAGGACCACATCGCATGGCTGAACAGCCGCAAGTCGGACATCGATTGGAAGTTCTGGAAGCGCTACCAGCGCCTCCTCCAGCAGAAACGATGGGCTGCCGCGAGCCTCGAGAAGCTCGATGAACTGACCTATGAAACGCTCGGCCGGCTCGAAGATCCGAACCGCAAGGGGATGTGGAGCCGCCGGGGCTTGGTAGTAGGGCACGTTCAGTCGGGAAAGACAGCCAACTACACGGGGCTCATCTGTAAAGCGGCGGACGCTGGCTACAAGGTCATCATCGTCCTCGCGGGTATTCACAAGAGTCTGCGCAGCCAGACGCAGATTCGCTTGGACGAAGGCTTCCTCGGCTACGAGAGCAAGGACGAGTCCGTTGAAGGGTCAATCTCAAAGCATATCGGCGTCGGGTTGATCGATCCCAGTATTCGCGCGAACACCATCACGACTCGATCTGACGACGGCGACTTCAAGATGAGTGTTCGACGAAACTTCCACATCGGGCCTGGAGGCATCCCGCTTCTCTTCGTCGTCAAGAAGAACGCGCGAGTGCTGGCGAACCTGAATTCGTGGGTCGAGCGCTTCGCGCAGAAGACGCTCACAGTCCGTGACGTTGAGAGGCGTGTCGTGCCCGATGTGCCTCTCCTGGTCATTGATGACGAGGCGGACAACGCATCCATCGACACCCGGGCCCAGGAGTTCAATGAAGAGGGGCGGCCGGACCCTGACCACGATCCAACCGCCATCAACAAGCAGATCCGGAAGCTGCTCCACCTCTTCGAGCGGAATGCCTACGTTGGCTACACGGCCACTCCGTTCGCAAACATTTTCATCCACGATGTTGGCCAGACCGACGCTCACGGTGCGGATCTGTTCCCCAGGAGCTTCATCACGAATCTCCCCGCACCGTCCGATTACGTCGGCCCAGTACGTGTCTTCGGGTTGGACCCGGACCCGATGCTGAACGCCGAGGAGAGGGAGCCACTCGGCCTCATACGACACATCTCCGACCATGCCGAATCGCCCAACCCTGGAGAGCGAAATGGTTGGATACCTCCTGTTCACAAGAAGGAACACAAGCCCCGTTTCAAGGGGAAGAGTGAGCTCCCACCGTCCCTGCGAACGGCGCTGCACTCTTTCGTGCTCGTGTGTGCAGCACGCCGCGCGCGTGGACAGATCAACGAACACAACTCGATGCTTGTGCACGTTACCCGGTTCACCGATGTGCAGAAGGAGATCTTCGGCCAAGTGAAGCGTGCTCTTAAGGAAGTGCAGGACCACCTGGAGTTGGGGACGGCAGCGGGAGTTACAGGCCTTCACTCGGAGCTGCGTCGCCTCTGGGATGAGGACTTCGTTCCTACCACCCAATCCATCAATGATCTGTCGCTGCCAGTTCTTTCGTGGTCAAAGGTTTCGTTGCACCTCAAGGCCGCTGTCGCTGGCATCAAGGTCAAGCAGATCAATGGCACGGCTGGAGACGTGCTCGATTACGAAGAGCACCGCGCAACGGGGTTGAGCGTCATTGCGGTAGGGGGGGACAAACTCGCGCGCGGCCTGACCCTGGAAGGGCTCTCGGTAAGCTATTTCCTCCGCGCCTCGCGAATGTACGACACTCTCATGCAGATGGGCCGCTGGTTTGGCTACAGGCCCGGCTATCTGGATCTCTGCCGATTGTACATGACCGAGGAACTCGATGACTGGTTCCAGCACGTGACGATGGCCGGAGAAGAACTGCGTCAGGAGTTTGATCGGATGTCCGCCGTGGGTGGCTTTCCGGCCGACTATGGGCTCAAGGTTCGCTCCCACTCAACGTTGCTGATTACTTCTCCAGTCAAGATGAGGAACGGGGTTGATCTTATGATCTCGTTCGATGGAGATATCATCGAAACGACCAACTTCGACCCCCGGCGGGAGGTGCTGGAGCACAACTTGGCCAGCACGGTCAGGTTTCTTGAGAAGCTTGGCAGGCGTGCTCCAGGTTGGATTCAGTCTCGTCCGAGTGGGTCGGAGGAGTGGGAGACTTCCTACGTATGGCCAGAGGTGTCGGCTGAACAAGTCGCTGCGTTCTTAGCCACACTCCATGTGCCGCAAAGCTCTACAAAGGCTGTGGGGGTCTTGCTTTCCGAGTACATCAAGAAGCAGCTCTCCCAGAGTGAGTTGAGTCAGTGGACTGTGGTGCTGTTCGGCGGTGGCGAGGGAGTGAAGGAAAATATTGCTGGGTTGCCCATCGGGCTCACGAAGCGACAGGCCAAAAACAAAGACGCTACGAATGGCTTATACAAGATCCGTCGCTTGGTAAGCCCGAGAGATGAGGCTATAGACCTTGATGCTGTTGCGTATGCACGGGCGCTTGAGTTGACCAAGGATAATTTTCATCCTGACTCTGGTCGAACGAAACGGGACAAGATGCCGGAGGCGCCCAGCGGCCCATTCATCCGCCAGGTGCGTTCCAAGGACCGTGGTCTCCTCATTATTTATCCGCTGGATCCGGCGGCAGACACCAGCAAGGTGCTGCAGCTCACCAGTCCGATTCCAATCGGCTGGGCAGTCAGCTTTCCTGCATCTGACACCGCCCTGAAGGTTCCATATCGTGTCAATAATGTTTATTGGGAACAACAATATGGGAGTGTGATGTGA
- a CDS encoding very short patch repair endonuclease, whose amino-acid sequence MGLSRSEQMSRIRGRDTSPERLLRSALWRAGLRFRLHTRTTHGRPDVVFPRHKVAVFIDGCFWHGCPEHYVRPRTRDEFWSSKLRENVERDRRQTLLLEEGGWRVCRFWEHQIFESLAEVVEWVRQALQDREWTPSASWRVVQVIPQVGEGDMEQRWMEELRDATETRTVVGRRSTKKWKRP is encoded by the coding sequence ATGGGCCTCTCCCGTTCCGAACAGATGTCGCGGATCCGCGGCCGAGACACCTCTCCCGAGCGTCTGCTCCGGTCGGCGCTCTGGCGGGCCGGACTGCGCTTCCGCCTGCACACGCGAACTACTCATGGAAGGCCCGATGTGGTCTTCCCCAGGCACAAGGTTGCTGTCTTCATCGATGGCTGCTTCTGGCATGGGTGCCCCGAGCACTATGTGCGCCCGCGAACGCGTGACGAGTTCTGGTCCTCCAAGCTGCGAGAAAACGTCGAGCGGGACCGCCGACAAACGCTCCTCCTCGAAGAAGGTGGCTGGCGCGTCTGCCGCTTCTGGGAGCACCAGATCTTCGAGTCCCTCGCGGAGGTAGTCGAGTGGGTCCGCCAAGCACTCCAGGACAGAGAATGGACTCCATCCGCATCGTGGAGGGTCGTCCAGGTCATCCCACAGGTCGGCGAGGGCGACATGGAGCAGCGCTGGATGGAGGAACTTCGAGACGCCACCGAGACTCGAACCGTGGTCGGACGACGGAGCACGAAGAAGTGGAAGAGGCCATGA
- a CDS encoding PD-(D/E)XK motif protein, with translation MKSVEEAWRLIAEEPKLQAGLVARRIYPESRLEIYAGLDRPSDVPLVCIHAKPAALRMAGERLSSAGFVLLREINPHPGPNSVRLSLRLAAPPYRDVFGVLAQDIVDSVAKAVDQRNAVSTFVERLRRWQEFLERHGPEGLGAHAQRGLYGELWCLRHQAIRLMGAECAIPAWTGPDRSNQDFQFASCAVEVKTTASSPHHQVAISNIRQLDEVHVPALLLLHVALEIRHDSGETLVGMVESLRDLLRPSGQPLSLFEEKLRSWGYLDVHAVRYGEAAYVVRSHGFYRVMGCFPRLTEADIPDGVGDVRYSVALSACSAYRLSPDAAAALIVGK, from the coding sequence GTGAAATCTGTCGAGGAGGCATGGAGGCTCATTGCCGAAGAGCCCAAGCTCCAGGCCGGGCTGGTCGCGCGACGCATCTACCCCGAATCTCGTCTCGAAATCTATGCTGGCCTCGACAGGCCATCTGACGTACCGCTCGTCTGCATCCATGCCAAGCCCGCTGCGCTTCGTATGGCTGGCGAGCGTCTCTCTTCGGCTGGCTTCGTGCTGCTGCGGGAGATTAACCCGCACCCCGGCCCGAATTCAGTCAGGCTTAGTCTCAGGCTCGCGGCCCCACCATATCGTGATGTCTTCGGAGTCCTTGCCCAGGATATTGTCGACAGCGTTGCCAAGGCGGTGGACCAGCGTAACGCTGTTTCGACCTTCGTTGAGCGGCTCCGTCGGTGGCAGGAGTTTCTCGAACGGCATGGTCCAGAAGGTCTCGGGGCTCATGCCCAGCGCGGTCTGTATGGTGAGCTCTGGTGCCTGCGTCATCAAGCCATTCGGCTCATGGGTGCAGAGTGCGCCATCCCTGCATGGACAGGGCCCGATCGGAGCAACCAGGACTTCCAGTTCGCGTCCTGCGCCGTCGAGGTGAAGACGACCGCGAGCAGCCCGCACCATCAGGTGGCGATCTCCAACATCCGGCAGCTCGACGAAGTGCATGTGCCAGCCCTGCTCTTGCTGCATGTGGCGCTCGAAATCCGACATGATTCCGGCGAGACGCTCGTAGGGATGGTGGAGTCGCTGCGGGATCTACTACGCCCTTCCGGGCAGCCACTTTCCCTGTTCGAGGAGAAGCTCCGAAGTTGGGGCTACCTCGATGTTCACGCAGTTCGTTACGGGGAGGCCGCGTATGTGGTGCGGTCACATGGCTTCTATCGCGTGATGGGCTGCTTCCCCCGGCTCACCGAAGCGGACATACCCGACGGAGTCGGAGACGTTCGGTACTCCGTCGCGCTGTCGGCATGCTCTGCCTACCGGCTGTCACCGGATGCAGCGGCAGCGCTCATCGTTGGGAAGTGA
- the pheT gene encoding phenylalanine--tRNA ligase subunit beta, with product MKISVKWLGDYVALPPSVDELARKLTAAGLEIEGMERPAEALRGVVVAQIKESVQHPNADKLSVTQVDIGGTALLQVVCGAKNFKVGDKVPLATVGAKLPNGMDIKQAALRGVDSFGMLCSSKELGLSEESSGLLILPVDTRVGTPIAEAVGLDDVVLEVNVTPNRPDALSHLGVAREVSVVTGSALKVPQPKPAESGTPAAEQVKVRVEAPDRCPRYVARVVENVRIGPSPQWMQDRLKAAGVRAINNVVDVTNYVNLEYGQPLHAFDLEKLAGQEIVVRTATRGEKLKTLDGKDRVLDVDDLVIADKDRAQAIAGVMGGGDSEVTESTKRLVLESANFQGSTVRRSSKRHGLHTEASHRFERGADMDAVVPAIDRAAQLIAELAGGTVAPGRVDVYPAPKPPRKVTLRFARVGQVLGVSVAEQEVRRILEALGFKAVEEGTGQATYEVPRARVDVEREEDLLEEVARIYGYDNIPATLPRGLATLAPEPAHAEAERRMRQALAGAGFDEVVNYSFVAPRSLEVLGGAEKPVALLNPLSTEQSVMRTSLLPGLLENLSRSVRHQVEAVAIYETGRAYFQEAEGGQGQRPAAREVPRVAGLVWGLRGGGRNWTHKDARADFYDAKAAVEGLLGALRVEGVTYVPTGSAAYHPKAVAQVKTADGTVLGHVGEVHPRVVKALGLPDGVFVFELDTEPLYAASKLVPAYRSLPRFPAVLRDLAVVVPLELPNDEVRRVILEVGKPLVEDAQVFDVYTGEQIPQGRKNLAYALRYRSSERTLTDVEVNEAHQRIVDEVKQRLGAALRA from the coding sequence GTGAAGATTTCGGTGAAGTGGCTGGGCGATTACGTGGCGCTGCCTCCGTCCGTGGACGAGCTGGCGCGCAAGCTGACCGCCGCGGGCCTGGAGATTGAGGGAATGGAGCGCCCCGCGGAAGCCCTTCGCGGCGTGGTGGTGGCGCAAATCAAGGAGTCCGTGCAGCACCCCAACGCGGACAAGCTGTCCGTCACGCAGGTGGACATCGGCGGGACGGCGCTGCTCCAGGTGGTGTGCGGCGCGAAGAACTTCAAGGTGGGCGACAAGGTGCCGCTGGCCACCGTGGGCGCGAAGCTGCCCAACGGCATGGACATCAAGCAGGCGGCCCTGCGCGGCGTGGACAGCTTCGGCATGCTCTGTTCGTCCAAGGAGCTGGGCCTGAGCGAGGAGTCCAGCGGCCTGCTCATCCTCCCGGTCGATACGCGCGTGGGCACGCCCATCGCGGAGGCCGTGGGGCTGGATGACGTGGTGCTGGAGGTGAACGTCACGCCGAACCGTCCGGACGCGCTCAGCCACCTGGGCGTGGCGCGTGAGGTGAGCGTGGTGACGGGCTCCGCGCTGAAGGTGCCCCAGCCGAAGCCTGCGGAGTCGGGCACTCCCGCCGCCGAGCAGGTGAAGGTGCGCGTGGAGGCCCCGGACCGCTGCCCGCGCTACGTGGCGCGCGTGGTGGAGAACGTGAGGATTGGCCCGTCTCCGCAGTGGATGCAGGACCGGCTGAAGGCGGCCGGGGTGCGCGCCATCAACAACGTGGTGGACGTCACCAACTATGTGAACCTGGAGTACGGGCAGCCGCTGCACGCCTTCGACCTGGAGAAGCTGGCCGGGCAGGAGATTGTCGTCCGCACGGCGACGCGCGGCGAAAAGCTCAAGACGCTGGACGGCAAGGACCGCGTCCTGGACGTGGATGACCTGGTCATCGCGGACAAGGACCGGGCGCAGGCCATCGCCGGTGTCATGGGCGGCGGCGACAGCGAGGTGACCGAGAGCACCAAGCGGCTGGTGCTGGAGTCGGCGAACTTCCAGGGCTCCACGGTGCGGCGCTCGTCGAAGCGGCACGGGCTGCACACGGAGGCGTCGCATCGCTTCGAGCGCGGCGCGGACATGGACGCGGTGGTGCCTGCGATTGACCGGGCGGCGCAGCTGATCGCGGAGCTGGCGGGGGGCACTGTGGCTCCTGGCCGCGTGGACGTGTACCCGGCGCCGAAGCCGCCTCGAAAGGTGACGCTGCGCTTCGCTCGGGTGGGGCAGGTGCTGGGCGTGTCCGTGGCGGAGCAGGAGGTCCGTCGCATCCTGGAGGCTCTGGGCTTCAAGGCGGTGGAGGAGGGGACGGGGCAGGCGACGTACGAGGTGCCCCGGGCCCGCGTGGACGTGGAGCGCGAGGAGGACCTGCTGGAGGAGGTCGCGCGCATCTATGGCTACGACAACATCCCTGCGACGCTGCCGCGGGGACTCGCCACGCTGGCCCCAGAGCCCGCGCATGCCGAGGCCGAGCGCCGCATGCGTCAGGCGCTGGCCGGGGCGGGCTTCGACGAGGTGGTGAACTACTCGTTCGTCGCGCCGCGAAGCCTGGAGGTGCTGGGGGGGGCGGAGAAGCCGGTGGCGCTGCTCAACCCGCTGAGCACGGAGCAGTCGGTGATGCGCACCAGCCTGCTGCCGGGTCTGCTGGAGAACCTGTCCCGCAGCGTGCGGCACCAGGTGGAGGCGGTGGCCATCTACGAGACGGGCCGGGCCTACTTCCAGGAGGCGGAAGGCGGGCAGGGGCAGCGTCCGGCGGCCCGCGAGGTGCCTCGCGTGGCGGGCCTGGTGTGGGGCCTGCGCGGGGGCGGCCGGAACTGGACGCACAAGGATGCCCGCGCGGACTTCTACGACGCGAAGGCGGCCGTGGAAGGACTGCTGGGTGCACTCCGCGTGGAGGGCGTGACGTACGTGCCTACGGGGTCGGCGGCGTACCACCCGAAGGCCGTGGCGCAGGTGAAGACTGCGGACGGCACGGTGCTGGGCCACGTGGGCGAGGTGCACCCACGGGTGGTGAAGGCGCTGGGACTGCCGGACGGGGTGTTCGTCTTCGAGTTGGATACGGAGCCGCTGTACGCAGCCTCGAAGCTGGTGCCGGCGTACCGGTCGCTGCCGCGTTTCCCGGCGGTGCTTCGGGACCTGGCGGTGGTGGTGCCGCTGGAGTTGCCCAACGACGAGGTGCGTCGGGTGATCCTGGAGGTGGGCAAGCCGCTGGTGGAGGACGCTCAGGTGTTCGACGTGTACACCGGTGAGCAGATCCCCCAGGGGCGGAAGAACCTGGCGTACGCGCTGCGCTATCGCTCGTCCGAGCGGACGCTGACCGACGTGGAGGTCAACGAGGCGCACCAGCGCATCGTGGACGAGGTGAAGCAGCGACTGGGAGCTGCCTTGCGCGCCTGA
- a CDS encoding ATP-binding protein, protein MRKVGEVVSEADYEIAEPRASSMLEALRAVGYSVQTALADLIDNSITAGARNVWLTFHWGGEDSHITLRDDGRGMSEAELADAMRPGNRSPLDERAPNDLGRFGLGLKTASFSQARRLTVASLKAGGRWAIRRWDLDYVRDSREWRLLKTEAPGSASRLSTLDGQRQGTLVLWEQMDRIVGKVRKDDAQAQSRFLALARTVGRHLGMVFHRYLEVEDGRPPLRIYLNGSDADSLVRPWDPFLYSHVATYQFPEEALKLRKEQVQVTGYVLPHKDRMREDEYEAAAGPGGWNTQQGFYVYRERRLLVAGGWLSLGYATEEHYRLARLKVDISNSTDAEWEIDVKKSRARPPTELEERLRELADAVRKLAREVFVHRGARGRTSGVHEIDDAWESVTTRGRFGYRVRRAHPLVKFVIERQGSDQKPLKALLRLLEETVPVQRIWLDASEKPEAHAEAFESEPPARVAEVLGELFKALRADGETEESARERILSMRSFAQYAKAINELGSKKR, encoded by the coding sequence TTGCGCAAGGTTGGCGAAGTCGTGTCGGAGGCCGACTACGAGATTGCAGAGCCGCGGGCGTCGTCCATGCTCGAGGCGCTTCGGGCAGTGGGCTATAGCGTGCAGACGGCGCTGGCGGACTTGATCGACAACAGCATCACGGCGGGAGCGCGCAACGTCTGGCTCACCTTCCACTGGGGTGGTGAGGACTCGCACATCACCCTGCGGGATGACGGCCGCGGGATGTCCGAGGCTGAGTTGGCGGATGCCATGCGCCCCGGCAATCGCAGTCCGCTGGACGAACGGGCGCCGAACGATCTCGGGCGGTTCGGTCTTGGTCTGAAGACGGCCTCCTTCTCTCAGGCACGCCGTCTCACGGTTGCTTCGCTCAAAGCCGGAGGCAGGTGGGCCATCCGGCGTTGGGATCTCGATTACGTGAGAGACAGCAGGGAGTGGCGCCTGCTCAAGACGGAGGCCCCAGGTTCTGCTTCTCGTCTCTCCACGCTGGACGGGCAGCGGCAGGGAACTCTCGTGCTGTGGGAGCAGATGGACCGCATCGTTGGGAAGGTGCGCAAGGACGATGCCCAGGCCCAGAGCCGCTTCCTAGCATTGGCGCGCACTGTAGGGCGGCACCTTGGAATGGTCTTTCACAGGTACCTCGAAGTAGAGGACGGTCGGCCGCCCTTGCGCATATATCTCAATGGCAGCGATGCCGACTCGCTGGTTCGCCCATGGGACCCCTTTCTCTACTCTCATGTGGCCACGTACCAGTTTCCTGAAGAGGCACTGAAGCTCCGGAAGGAGCAGGTCCAGGTGACTGGCTACGTCCTGCCGCACAAGGACCGCATGAGAGAGGACGAGTATGAGGCTGCTGCCGGCCCGGGGGGCTGGAACACCCAACAGGGCTTCTATGTCTATCGGGAGCGCCGCCTGCTGGTCGCTGGAGGGTGGCTCAGTCTGGGGTATGCGACCGAGGAACACTACAGGCTCGCTAGGTTGAAGGTGGACATCTCCAACTCGACGGACGCCGAGTGGGAAATCGATGTCAAGAAGTCCCGAGCCCGGCCTCCAACGGAACTGGAAGAGCGCCTGAGGGAGCTTGCGGATGCGGTCCGCAAGCTGGCTCGGGAGGTGTTCGTCCACAGGGGGGCTCGAGGGCGGACATCTGGTGTTCACGAAATCGATGATGCCTGGGAGTCGGTCACCACCCGTGGTCGGTTTGGCTATCGCGTCCGTAGGGCGCATCCGCTCGTGAAGTTCGTCATCGAGCGCCAGGGCAGCGATCAGAAGCCGCTCAAGGCACTCCTTCGTCTGCTGGAGGAGACGGTTCCCGTCCAGCGAATCTGGCTGGATGCGTCCGAGAAGCCCGAAGCCCACGCTGAAGCCTTCGAAAGCGAGCCGCCCGCCAGGGTCGCGGAGGTGCTTGGGGAACTCTTTAAGGCTCTGCGCGCAGATGGCGAAACGGAGGAGTCCGCTCGGGAGCGCATCCTCTCCATGCGTTCATTCGCTCAGTACGCGAAGGCCATCAACGAATTGGGCTCGAAGAAGCGCTAA
- a CDS encoding DNA cytosine methyltransferase has protein sequence MNSGPKQQIKKWDGRRPYGISPDGMAPGIRAKLDRIGRGEPLRLLDLFSGCGGLTLGFVSAGCVSVGGVEIDAHAAKSHALNFHPLKDRSAAPWHAMSKDILQLKPSSLNHLLKRPPNEGVDVIVGGPPCPAFTRVGRAKLREVFQHPEAFKQDPRATLYVQYLQYVQALKPLALVMENVPDILNWGGHNLGDEICESLKTMGYRCAYTLMNAASYDVPQMRERFFLVAVHKETRSDPSFPVPTRKVDFPRGYSSSRNVALKNVLAKSSDKGSWYVAPPAAPANAPPAVTVAEALADLPELTDHLHNRDRRGARHLNGHVPHTTAPHSAFARLMREWPGFESDGFLRDHVTRCLTKRDYRLFEAMKSGEDYPKAHVRATQFFAQELEKRRRSGARLTEGSLEYEELKAAFVPPYNPGKFPNKWRKMAADEPARTLMAHLGKDTYSHIHYDSDQQRVISVREAARLQSFPDGFRFAGTMNPAFRQIGNSVPPLLAWHIADELLRSLGITPKVRPNLSEDPRKTQAKIRVA, from the coding sequence ATGAACTCCGGACCGAAGCAGCAGATCAAGAAGTGGGATGGCCGGAGACCCTACGGTATAAGTCCGGACGGCATGGCTCCAGGCATCAGGGCGAAGCTGGATAGGATCGGGAGAGGAGAGCCGCTGCGGCTGCTGGACCTCTTTTCCGGGTGTGGGGGCCTCACGCTCGGCTTCGTCAGCGCGGGCTGCGTCAGCGTTGGAGGAGTCGAGATCGACGCGCATGCCGCCAAGTCACACGCGTTGAACTTCCACCCGCTGAAAGATCGCTCAGCGGCTCCCTGGCACGCGATGTCCAAGGACATCCTGCAGCTCAAGCCCAGCTCGCTGAACCATCTGCTGAAGCGTCCCCCAAATGAGGGGGTCGACGTGATCGTCGGCGGTCCGCCCTGCCCCGCATTCACACGCGTCGGCCGGGCGAAGCTCCGGGAAGTGTTCCAGCATCCCGAGGCCTTCAAGCAGGACCCCCGGGCAACGCTCTATGTGCAGTACCTGCAGTATGTCCAGGCGCTCAAGCCCCTGGCACTCGTCATGGAAAATGTCCCCGACATCCTCAACTGGGGTGGGCACAACCTCGGGGATGAAATCTGCGAGTCGCTCAAGACCATGGGCTACCGCTGCGCATATACACTCATGAATGCGGCGAGCTACGACGTTCCGCAAATGCGCGAACGGTTCTTTCTCGTCGCAGTCCACAAGGAGACCAGGAGCGACCCCAGCTTTCCCGTGCCGACGCGGAAGGTGGATTTTCCACGGGGATATTCCAGCAGCCGCAATGTGGCCCTCAAGAACGTCCTGGCGAAGTCCTCGGACAAAGGGTCCTGGTATGTCGCGCCGCCTGCCGCCCCAGCGAACGCACCTCCCGCGGTGACAGTCGCCGAGGCCCTCGCGGACTTGCCCGAATTGACGGATCATCTCCACAACAGGGATCGTCGTGGCGCGCGTCACCTCAACGGTCATGTGCCCCATACCACGGCCCCGCACAGCGCCTTCGCACGACTGATGCGGGAGTGGCCAGGATTCGAGTCCGACGGTTTTCTCAGGGATCACGTCACCCGCTGCCTGACCAAGCGCGACTACCGGCTCTTCGAAGCCATGAAGTCCGGGGAGGACTATCCGAAGGCACATGTGCGAGCCACGCAGTTCTTCGCACAGGAATTGGAGAAGCGACGGAGATCGGGTGCTCGCCTCACAGAGGGCTCACTTGAGTACGAGGAGCTCAAAGCCGCATTCGTTCCGCCATACAACCCCGGAAAGTTCCCCAACAAGTGGCGCAAGATGGCCGCCGATGAGCCCGCCAGAACGCTGATGGCTCACCTGGGCAAGGATACCTACAGCCACATCCACTACGATTCAGATCAGCAGCGAGTGATTTCGGTGCGTGAGGCTGCGCGCCTTCAGTCCTTTCCCGATGGCTTCCGCTTCGCCGGAACCATGAACCCCGCTTTCCGACAGATCGGCAACAGCGTCCCACCACTCCTGGCCTGGCACATCGCGGACGAACTACTCCGTAGCCTGGGCATCACCCCGAAAGTGCGGCCGAATCTCTCGGAGGACCCCCGAAAGACACAGGCCAAAATCCGCGTGGCATAA